The following proteins are encoded in a genomic region of Triticum dicoccoides isolate Atlit2015 ecotype Zavitan chromosome 1B, WEW_v2.0, whole genome shotgun sequence:
- the LOC119348795 gene encoding aldehyde dehydrogenase family 2 member C4-like — protein MGSNEMVVVPEIKHTKLFINGEFVDAASGKTFETRDPRTGDVLAHIAEADKADVDLAVNAAREAFEHGKWPRMSGYERGRAMHKLADLMEQHTEELAALDGADAGKLLLLGKIIDIPAAVQMLRYYAGAADKIHGDSLRVSGKYQGYTLKEPIGVVGIIIPWNFPSLMFFLKISPALAAGCTVVVKPAEQTPLSALYYAHLAKLAGIPDGVINVVPGFGPTAGAAIASHMDVDSVAFTGSGEVGRLIMEASARSNLKTVSLELGGKSPLIIFDDADVDMAVELSRLAIFFNKGEVCVAGSRVYVQEGIYDEFVKKAVVAAQNWKVGDPFDVATNMGPQVDKEQFERVLRYIEHGKSEGATLLTGGKRAGDKGYYIEPTIFADVKEDMKIAQDEIFGPVMSLMKFKTVDEAIEKANCTKYGLAAGIITKNLDIANKVSRSVRAGTVWVNCYFAFDPEAPFGGYKMSGFGRDQGMMAMDKYMQVKSVITAVPDSPWY, from the exons ATGGGGAGCAACGAGATGGTGGTGGTGCCCGAGATCAAGCACACCAAGCTCTTCATCAACGGCGAGTTCGTCGATGCCGCCTCGG GGAAGACGTTCGAGACGCGGGACCCACGGACAGGCGACGTGCTGGCCCACATCGCAGAGGCGGACAAAGCCGACGTGGACCTCGCCGTCAACGCCGCCAGGGAGGCCTTCGAGCACGGCAAGTGGCCCCGCATGTCAGGCTAC GAGAGGGGCAGGGCCATGCACAAGCTGGCCGACCTGATGGAGCAGCACACCGAGGAGCTGGCGgcgctggacggcgccgacgccggcAAGCTGCTGCTGCTGGGCAAGATCATCGACATCCCTGCGGCGGTGCAGATGCTGCGCTACTACGCCGGCGCCGCCGATAAGATCCACGGCGACTCGCTGCGCGTGTCCGGCAAGTACCAGGGCTACACCCTCAAGGAGCCCATCGGGGTCGTCGGCATCATCATCCCGTGGAACTTCCCCAGCCTCATGTTCTTCCTCAAGATCAGCCCGGCGCTCGCCGCCGGATGCACCGTCGTCGTCAAGCCCGCCGAGCAGACGCCCCTCTCCGCGCTCTACTATGCGCACCTTGCGAAGCTG GCTGGCATTCCGGACGGAGTGATCAATGTCGTCCCTGGCTTCGGCCCGACGGCCGGCGCCGCCATCGCATCCCACATGGACGTTGACAGC GTTGCCTTCACTGGCTCTGGTGAAGTAGGCCGCCTCATCATGGAGGCATCTGCACGGAGCAACCTGAAGACAGTGTCGCTTGAGCTCGGCGGCAAGTCGCCTCTGATAATCTTCGACGACGCCGACGTCGACATGGCGGTCGAGCTCTCAAGGCTTGCCATCTTCTTCAACAAG GGAGAGGTTTGCGTTGCGGGGTCTCGTGTTTATGTTCAGGAAGGGATCTACGACGAGTTCGTGAAGAAGGCTGTGGTGGCTGCACAGAACTGGAAAGTCGGAGACCCGTTTGATGTCGCCACCAACATGGGTCCCCAG GTTGATAAGGAGCAATTTGAGAGGGTCCTAAGGTACATTGAGCATGGCAAGAGTGAGGGGGCGACTCTGCTCACCGGCGGCAAACGTGCCGGCGACAAAGGATACTACATTGAGCCAACCATATTTGCAGATGTCAAG GAGGATATGAAGATCGCCCAAGATGAGATCTTCGGCCCTGTGATGTCCCTCATGAAGTTCAA GACGGTCGATGAGGCGATAGAGAAGGCCAACTGCACCAAGTACGGGCTGGCCGCCGGGATCATCACCAAGAACTTGGACATCGCCAACAAGGTGTCGAGGTCGGTTCGCGCGGGGACCGTGTGGGTGAACTGCTAC